A single region of the Cloacibacillus sp. genome encodes:
- a CDS encoding acetolactate synthase, translated as MKGEKTMTVKQISVFVENKPGKLAEFVELLRANGIDMRALSLAEAADFGVLRTIVSDPDKAQKVLSDAGSISAVTPVLAVEVSDEPGALYHILDILKEGNVNLEYTYAFTTRKDQGAYMVFRVADKSIDKAIELLAENGIGIVAQEDIYDL; from the coding sequence ATGAAGGGGGAAAAGACCATGACAGTCAAACAGATTTCCGTCTTTGTAGAAAACAAGCCGGGGAAACTGGCGGAGTTCGTAGAGCTCCTGCGCGCAAACGGCATCGACATGCGGGCGCTCTCGCTCGCCGAGGCCGCCGACTTCGGCGTGCTCCGCACGATCGTCAGCGACCCCGATAAGGCGCAGAAGGTGCTCTCCGATGCTGGCAGCATCTCGGCGGTGACGCCGGTGCTCGCCGTCGAGGTATCCGACGAGCCGGGCGCGCTTTACCATATTCTTGACATACTCAAAGAGGGTAACGTCAACCTCGAATACACCTACGCCTTCACGACACGCAAGGATCAGGGGGCATATATGGTCTTCCGCGTCGCGGACAAGAGCATTGACAAGGCGATAGAACTTCTCGCGGAAAACGGCATCGGCATCGTGGCCCAGGAAGATATTTACGACCTGTAA
- a CDS encoding class I adenylate-forming enzyme family protein: MPITDLLERNAKEFCHETALVEINPEVKELRRVTWKEYELIESSPTESYRREITWSVFDEKANRCANLLLSRGIKKGDKVAILMMNSLEWLPLYFGILKTGALAVPLNFRYTAEEIKYCLELADVDALFFGPEFIGRVEDICEQIPRVKLIFYIGDSCPRFAENYLHLTANLSSYAPRILLSDEDDAAIYFSSGTTGFPKAILHNHESLMHAAKVEQSHHGQKHDDVFLCIPPLYHTGAKMHWFGSLISGSKGILLKGTDPISIIKTVSDEKCTIVWLLVPWVQDILDAIDAGKVRLEDYELSQWRLMHIGAQPVPPSLINRWRRVFPKHRYDTNYGLSESIGPGCVHLGVGNIDKVGAIGVPGYGWKVKIVDDEGRPVTNGSVGELAVKGPGVMTCYYNDPKATAEVLHDGWLATGDMARQDEQGFIYLVDRKKDVIISGGENIYPVQVEDFLRAHPSIKDAAVIGLPDQRLGEIAAAIIEIKEGFSCTKEEIEKFCLDLPRYKRPRRIIFAEIPRNPTGKIEKPKLRQMYRAENLVAMQTNS, encoded by the coding sequence ATGCCGATCACAGACCTGCTCGAGAGAAACGCCAAAGAGTTCTGCCACGAGACGGCGCTCGTGGAGATAAACCCCGAAGTCAAGGAGCTGCGCCGCGTCACGTGGAAGGAATACGAGCTGATCGAATCCAGCCCCACGGAGAGCTACCGCCGCGAGATCACCTGGAGCGTCTTTGACGAAAAGGCGAACCGCTGCGCGAATCTGCTTCTTTCGCGCGGCATCAAAAAGGGCGACAAGGTCGCCATCCTCATGATGAACAGCCTTGAGTGGCTGCCGCTTTATTTCGGTATTTTAAAGACGGGGGCCCTTGCCGTCCCCCTCAACTTCCGCTATACGGCGGAGGAGATAAAATACTGCCTCGAGCTCGCCGACGTCGACGCGCTCTTCTTCGGCCCGGAGTTCATCGGCCGAGTGGAGGATATCTGCGAGCAGATCCCCCGCGTGAAGCTGATATTCTACATCGGCGACAGCTGCCCGCGTTTCGCGGAAAATTATCTGCATCTGACGGCGAACCTTTCGAGCTACGCGCCGCGTATACTGCTCTCCGACGAGGACGACGCGGCGATATACTTCTCATCGGGAACGACCGGCTTCCCCAAGGCGATACTGCACAACCACGAGAGCCTCATGCACGCCGCGAAGGTCGAGCAGAGCCACCACGGGCAGAAACACGACGACGTCTTCCTCTGTATCCCGCCGCTCTACCACACGGGGGCGAAGATGCACTGGTTCGGCAGCCTCATATCCGGCAGCAAAGGCATTCTGCTCAAGGGCACGGACCCCATATCGATCATCAAAACCGTCTCGGACGAAAAGTGCACCATCGTCTGGCTGCTCGTGCCGTGGGTACAGGATATCCTTGACGCGATCGACGCGGGAAAGGTCCGTCTGGAGGACTACGAGCTCTCGCAGTGGCGGCTCATGCACATCGGCGCGCAGCCGGTGCCGCCGAGCCTCATCAACCGGTGGCGCCGCGTGTTCCCGAAACATAGGTACGATACGAACTACGGCCTGTCGGAATCTATCGGGCCGGGCTGCGTCCACCTCGGCGTGGGCAATATAGACAAGGTCGGGGCGATCGGCGTTCCGGGCTACGGATGGAAGGTGAAGATCGTCGACGACGAGGGGCGCCCCGTCACCAACGGCAGCGTCGGCGAGCTGGCCGTGAAGGGGCCCGGCGTAATGACCTGCTACTACAACGACCCAAAGGCCACCGCCGAGGTGCTGCACGACGGCTGGCTGGCGACGGGGGACATGGCGCGCCAGGACGAACAGGGCTTCATCTACCTTGTGGACCGCAAAAAGGACGTTATCATCAGCGGCGGCGAGAATATCTACCCCGTTCAGGTGGAGGACTTCCTCCGCGCCCACCCCTCGATAAAGGACGCGGCGGTGATCGGTCTGCCGGACCAGAGGCTCGGCGAGATCGCGGCGGCGATCATCGAGATCAAAGAGGGCTTTTCCTGCACAAAGGAGGAGATCGAAAAGTTCTGTCTCGACCTGCCGCGCTACAAGCGCCCACGCCGCATAATCTTCGCCGAGATCCCCCGCAACCCGACGGGCAAGATCGAAAAGCCGAAGCTGCGCCAGATGTACCGCGCGGAGAACCTCGTCGCGATGCAGACAAACAGCTGA
- a CDS encoding Coenzyme F420 hydrogenase/dehydrogenase, beta subunit C-terminal domain, with amino-acid sequence MDTVYKGDKENCCGCGVCEARCPRHVIRMTPDEEGFLYPVIDHEHCIDCGICARVCPLRHEGSFKEEGRPRFFSATHNSEEVLRHSTSGGAFTAVSDVILGRGGAVCGADFDGGLRVVHRISRTAAGRDRMRLSKYVQSDMRGVYEKLAEELGRSEVLFTGTPCQCAGVRSFFDGSPLAENLFVCDLICHSVPSPLIWEEYKKLLEEENGGRLAEVRFRSKRYPWLRKNSNKGFMYRMDGADGFLEDGRFYNLFIHRGTIARPSCEKCRFTDVRRASDMTIADCWGIEKYAPELYDGLGVSLLIVNTPKGAAMLGAISGAMRISERPEEEITAEQQRLSSPGKFPPERGEFWELVRRSGLKSAL; translated from the coding sequence ATGGATACGGTCTATAAAGGAGACAAAGAAAACTGCTGCGGCTGCGGCGTCTGCGAGGCGAGATGCCCGCGTCACGTGATAAGGATGACGCCAGACGAGGAGGGCTTTCTCTACCCTGTCATCGACCACGAACACTGTATCGACTGCGGTATCTGCGCGCGGGTCTGTCCCCTGCGGCATGAGGGCAGCTTCAAGGAAGAGGGCCGTCCGCGCTTCTTCTCCGCCACTCACAACTCGGAAGAGGTCCTCCGCCATTCGACCTCCGGCGGCGCCTTCACCGCCGTCTCCGACGTCATCCTCGGCAGGGGCGGCGCCGTCTGCGGCGCGGATTTCGACGGCGGCCTGCGCGTCGTCCACCGTATTTCGAGGACGGCCGCCGGACGTGACCGGATGAGGCTCTCGAAATATGTCCAGAGCGACATGCGGGGCGTTTATGAGAAGCTGGCGGAGGAGCTTGGCAGGAGCGAGGTCTTATTCACCGGCACCCCCTGCCAGTGCGCCGGAGTGCGCTCTTTCTTTGACGGCAGCCCGCTGGCGGAAAACCTCTTCGTCTGCGACCTAATCTGCCACAGCGTGCCCAGTCCGCTGATATGGGAAGAGTATAAGAAGTTACTGGAGGAGGAGAACGGCGGCAGACTGGCGGAGGTCCGCTTCCGCTCCAAGAGATATCCCTGGCTTCGCAAAAACAGCAATAAGGGATTCATGTACAGGATGGATGGTGCGGACGGCTTTCTTGAGGACGGCCGCTTCTACAATTTGTTCATTCACAGGGGTACGATCGCGCGCCCGTCGTGCGAAAAGTGCCGCTTCACCGACGTGCGCCGCGCCTCGGACATGACGATCGCCGACTGCTGGGGAATAGAAAAGTACGCGCCGGAGCTCTACGACGGCTTGGGCGTATCGCTGCTCATCGTAAATACCCCCAAGGGCGCGGCGATGCTCGGGGCGATATCCGGGGCTATGAGGATATCCGAGCGGCCGGAAGAGGAGATAACCGCCGAGCAGCAGCGGCTGAGCTCCCCCGGCAAATTCCCGCCGGAGCGCGGCGAGTTCTGGGAGCTGGTACGGCGTTCCGGCCTGAAATCCGCGCTCTGA
- a CDS encoding phenylacetate--CoA ligase translates to MEKQNYYQPEIECASREQIREWQSEGLVKTVRHAYENSPYYRKKMDEHGVKPEDIKGVEDLHKLPFISKDDLREAYPYGLLCKPLSECVRIQSTSGTTGKRVIAFYTQHDIDAWDDGCARAIVAAGGTKDDVVHVSYGYGLFTGGAGLNGGSHKLGSLTLPMSSGSTDRQIQFMQDLGSTILCCTPSYAAYLGETVVEKGLQDTIKLKAGIFGAEAWSEEMRHDIEKKLGIKAYDIYGLTELEGPGVSYECCEQRGMHICEDQFIAEIINPNTGEVLPDGEKGELVFTSVNKEAFPMIRYRTRDICVLSHEKCSCGRTHVRMAKPMGRSDDMLIIKGVNVFPSQIETVLIDNGYSPNYQLIVDRVNNSDTLDINVEMNQETFSDTLGEISTREKTLVNALKGFLGIYARVHLVEPKSIPRSEGKAVRIIDKRKLY, encoded by the coding sequence ATGGAGAAACAGAATTATTACCAGCCCGAAATCGAATGCGCGTCACGTGAACAGATCAGAGAATGGCAGAGCGAGGGTCTTGTAAAGACCGTCCGCCACGCCTATGAAAACTCGCCCTACTACCGTAAGAAGATGGACGAACACGGCGTGAAGCCGGAGGACATCAAGGGCGTCGAGGACCTGCACAAGCTTCCCTTCATCAGCAAGGACGACCTGCGCGAGGCCTATCCCTACGGGCTGCTCTGCAAACCCCTCTCCGAATGCGTCCGTATCCAGTCCACGAGCGGCACCACCGGCAAGCGCGTCATCGCCTTTTACACCCAGCATGACATCGACGCCTGGGACGACGGCTGCGCGCGCGCGATCGTCGCGGCCGGCGGCACCAAGGACGACGTCGTGCACGTCTCATACGGCTACGGCCTCTTCACCGGCGGGGCGGGGCTCAACGGCGGCTCGCATAAGCTGGGCTCCCTCACGCTGCCGATGTCATCTGGCTCCACCGACCGTCAGATACAGTTCATGCAGGACCTCGGCTCGACGATCCTCTGCTGCACCCCCTCATACGCCGCCTATCTGGGCGAGACGGTCGTCGAAAAGGGGCTGCAGGATACGATAAAGCTCAAGGCGGGAATATTCGGCGCGGAGGCCTGGAGCGAAGAGATGCGTCATGACATTGAGAAGAAGCTCGGGATCAAAGCATACGACATTTACGGCCTCACGGAGCTTGAGGGCCCCGGCGTCAGCTATGAATGCTGCGAGCAGCGCGGCATGCACATCTGCGAGGATCAGTTCATCGCCGAGATCATCAACCCCAATACCGGCGAAGTGCTGCCGGACGGCGAAAAGGGCGAGCTCGTCTTCACCTCCGTCAATAAAGAGGCCTTCCCGATGATCCGCTACCGCACCCGCGACATCTGCGTGCTCTCCCACGAAAAATGCTCCTGCGGCCGCACCCACGTCCGCATGGCGAAGCCGATGGGCCGCAGCGACGACATGCTCATCATCAAGGGCGTCAACGTCTTCCCCTCGCAGATAGAGACGGTGCTTATCGACAACGGCTATTCGCCGAACTACCAGCTCATCGTCGACCGCGTCAACAACAGCGACACCCTCGACATCAACGTTGAGATGAACCAGGAAACGTTCAGCGACACCCTCGGCGAGATCTCAACGCGCGAAAAGACGCTTGTCAACGCCTTGAAGGGCTTCCTTGGAATATACGCGAGGGTCCATCTCGTCGAACCGAAGAGCATCCCGCGCAGCGAGGGCAAGGCGGTGCGCATTATCGACAAGCGTAAGCTCTATTAA
- a CDS encoding right-handed parallel beta-helix repeat-containing protein: protein MKRITGRFFVLLLCALLFAGSAEAGNFSELQGAINGTNEGATLTLSDDYTYDVSNGETEITVEGIIIDKPITIDGANHVVDAMGMARIFKVTGTNVVFKNLTITKGGYAAADSKKGTVSGGGVYVGRNLVVAFDNVKITKCGTEKGVHTKDGGAALFIDAKAKVTFKNCEISENTGKDRAGGIYLIGNAVLENTNIINNICGSRGGGVYVDPGFTYPERGGEWGGNIKMYNCTVSGNRGGRGGGVYINPENETLNIFENCTIASNDVSTDGVGNGGGILFYCANGKAVNCKMVDNKAKRGGDIILDVASNVELENCTVTGNEATVDGSGLYAFDGSHDENVMKRIGEATFKNCIIKGNYVVSGDVKNAQDISINYTDEATAEKRRDVNKEKFPPDGMITEESDPDEYPFWTHELWTARYDGRFTSSGGNTIGKVFRNDNIRLAATDKVEAVEPPYSDGSSGCSAAPFPLLLLAFGGAAIFFKKR, encoded by the coding sequence TTGAAGCGAATCACCGGAAGGTTTTTTGTACTGTTGCTTTGTGCTCTTTTGTTTGCCGGCAGCGCCGAGGCGGGGAATTTCAGCGAATTGCAGGGCGCAATAAATGGAACCAACGAAGGCGCGACTTTGACGTTATCGGATGATTACACATATGATGTCTCAAATGGTGAGACAGAAATAACAGTAGAGGGAATAATTATCGACAAGCCGATAACTATTGATGGAGCTAACCACGTAGTTGACGCTATGGGTATGGCGCGTATCTTTAAAGTTACGGGAACGAATGTTGTATTTAAGAACCTTACGATAACAAAGGGAGGATACGCGGCTGCCGATTCTAAAAAAGGCACCGTCAGTGGCGGCGGAGTTTATGTCGGGCGTAACCTGGTAGTCGCTTTTGATAATGTGAAGATTACAAAGTGCGGCACCGAGAAGGGGGTGCATACGAAGGATGGAGGCGCCGCTCTTTTTATCGACGCCAAAGCTAAGGTGACGTTCAAGAATTGTGAAATATCCGAAAATACGGGAAAAGACAGGGCTGGCGGCATATACTTAATTGGAAATGCAGTACTTGAAAATACAAACATAATTAATAATATATGTGGATCACGCGGCGGCGGTGTTTATGTTGATCCTGGTTTTACATATCCTGAACGCGGGGGCGAATGGGGCGGCAACATTAAAATGTATAACTGCACTGTCTCTGGCAATAGAGGCGGCCGCGGCGGTGGGGTTTATATAAATCCGGAAAACGAGACGCTGAATATTTTTGAAAACTGTACTATAGCGTCGAACGATGTGTCGACTGATGGTGTTGGCAATGGCGGCGGAATTCTTTTTTATTGTGCAAACGGAAAAGCAGTAAATTGCAAAATGGTTGATAATAAAGCAAAACGCGGGGGCGACATCATCCTTGACGTAGCCAGCAATGTCGAACTTGAAAACTGCACCGTCACCGGCAACGAGGCGACCGTCGACGGAAGCGGACTCTACGCCTTTGACGGCTCGCACGATGAAAATGTCATGAAGCGGATCGGCGAAGCGACATTCAAAAACTGTATTATCAAGGGAAACTATGTCGTCAGCGGCGATGTGAAAAACGCGCAGGACATCAGTATCAACTATACCGACGAAGCCACGGCTGAAAAAAGGCGCGATGTAAATAAAGAGAAGTTCCCACCCGATGGCATGATAACGGAAGAGAGCGACCCTGATGAATATCCCTTCTGGACGCACGAGCTCTGGACGGCGCGTTACGACGGTAGATTTACTAGCAGCGGCGGCAACACGATCGGTAAGGTCTTTAGAAACGATAATATAAGGCTGGCCGCCACCGACAAGGTGGAGGCGGTCGAGCCTCCCTACTCGGACGGCTCTTCCGGCTGCAGCGCCGCCCCCTTTCCGCTTCTGCTGCTGGCGTTCGGCGGCGCGGCAATATTTTTCAAAAAGAGGTAG
- a CDS encoding Lrp/AsnC ligand binding domain-containing protein, with amino-acid sequence MERVRNMEDAGIIEGYGARINPRKVGYSLSAILNFTMNYGNPTSAIEKIVAETPEIVSCWSITGTSDVIMEVNLPSLEFLSLILSNLTRHGKVTTNIVLPGRFKKLDVKRPREVPKELLEEQEFK; translated from the coding sequence GTGGAACGGGTGCGCAACATGGAGGACGCCGGCATCATCGAGGGCTACGGTGCGCGGATCAACCCGCGCAAGGTAGGTTACTCCCTGAGCGCCATCCTCAACTTCACGATGAACTACGGCAATCCCACCTCGGCGATAGAAAAGATTGTCGCGGAGACTCCGGAGATCGTCTCCTGCTGGTCGATAACCGGCACCAGCGACGTGATAATGGAGGTCAACCTGCCCTCGCTGGAATTCCTCTCCTTGATACTGTCAAACCTCACGAGGCACGGCAAGGTGACGACGAACATCGTGCTGCCGGGACGCTTCAAAAAGCTCGACGTCAAGCGCCCGCGCGAGGTGCCGAAGGAGCTGCTAGAGGAACAGGAATTTAAATAG
- a CDS encoding amino acid carrier protein: MEQIISAVTAVSNWLWGYPMLVLIVGGGIFLTVRLGFFQFVYFPYIMRQTFGSMLKKIDGEGSVSPFAAATTALASTIGASNIIGVPVAIAFGGPGAVLWMWATALIGSATKFTEVVLGLYYREKNSEGYYVGGPMYYLSKGLKNKRLGRSMAFTYAFGTMVVIFFSVAAQSVSATQTVEVLGVAPWLAGVSLMLLVGVVVFGGITRIASVTEKLVPFMAVLYILGSLGVIAANAAQIPAVFVLIFKSAFSGSAAAGGFAGAGIAAAMRWGIARGTYSSEAGMGSAPIAHSAATTDHAVRQGFWGIFEVTVSAIIICTMTALVVLTSGVWTKVGTANAAAMPSIAFQSVLGERFGGGVVSVCMLLFVLSTVIVIIYYGEKQAEYLFGTFFSKMVKFGYIAAIFLGAVGGLEFIFQFLDFVLGITVIPNIVDLLMMSGKAAELKKEFFSDPRYYLKDTAKYQHEEAKILIGNEE; the protein is encoded by the coding sequence ATGGAACAGATAATCTCTGCTGTTACCGCTGTATCAAATTGGCTTTGGGGCTATCCCATGCTGGTCCTTATCGTCGGAGGAGGCATCTTTCTCACCGTGCGTCTGGGCTTTTTCCAGTTCGTCTATTTCCCCTACATCATGAGACAGACCTTTGGCTCCATGCTCAAAAAGATCGACGGCGAGGGCTCCGTATCCCCCTTCGCCGCCGCCACGACGGCGCTCGCCTCCACGATCGGGGCCTCCAATATCATCGGCGTCCCCGTGGCGATCGCCTTCGGCGGCCCAGGCGCGGTCCTCTGGATGTGGGCTACGGCGCTCATCGGCTCGGCGACAAAGTTTACCGAGGTCGTCCTCGGCCTCTATTACCGTGAAAAAAATTCCGAGGGATATTACGTCGGCGGCCCCATGTATTATCTCAGCAAGGGGCTGAAAAATAAAAGACTCGGCCGCTCGATGGCCTTCACCTACGCCTTCGGCACGATGGTCGTCATCTTCTTCTCCGTCGCCGCCCAGTCCGTCTCCGCGACCCAGACGGTGGAGGTGCTCGGAGTGGCGCCCTGGCTGGCGGGAGTCTCCCTCATGCTGCTCGTCGGTGTCGTCGTCTTCGGCGGCATCACGCGGATCGCCTCGGTCACGGAAAAGCTGGTCCCCTTCATGGCGGTGCTCTATATACTCGGCTCGCTCGGCGTCATCGCCGCCAACGCGGCGCAGATCCCCGCGGTATTCGTCCTCATCTTTAAAAGCGCCTTCTCCGGTTCGGCGGCGGCCGGCGGTTTCGCCGGGGCCGGCATCGCGGCGGCGATGCGCTGGGGCATAGCCCGCGGCACATATTCCAGCGAGGCGGGGATGGGCTCCGCGCCGATCGCCCACTCGGCGGCGACTACGGATCATGCCGTGCGTCAGGGATTCTGGGGCATCTTCGAGGTCACGGTCTCGGCGATCATCATCTGCACGATGACGGCTCTCGTCGTACTCACCTCGGGAGTCTGGACAAAGGTCGGCACGGCAAACGCCGCGGCGATGCCCTCCATCGCCTTCCAGAGCGTGCTTGGCGAGCGGTTCGGCGGCGGGGTCGTCTCCGTCTGTATGCTGCTCTTCGTCCTCTCCACGGTCATCGTCATCATCTACTACGGTGAAAAACAGGCCGAATACCTCTTCGGCACCTTCTTCTCCAAAATGGTCAAGTTCGGCTACATCGCCGCCATCTTCCTCGGCGCCGTCGGCGGCCTGGAATTCATCTTCCAGTTCCTGGATTTCGTCCTCGGGATAACGGTGATCCCAAACATCGTCGACCTCCTGATGATGAGCGGCAAGGCCGCAGAGCTAAAAAAAGAGTTCTTCAGCGATCCGCGTTACTACCTGAAAGATACCGCAAAATACCAGCATGAAGAAGCAAAAATATTGATTGGAAACGAGGAATAG
- a CDS encoding M20/M25/M40 family metallo-hydrolase → MSEIRELLYELVSVQSDTGTKLEVAMGEKIFDIIRRNEYFAKHPELCGMESGGDFLGRSVVWALKKGSTNRTVILSGHYDAVEIDSYGELKPYALKPDELKERLKEVVRSDNAALAATEDDNWLFGRGAADMKAGIAINLHTLFTTENAEASVLFAAVCDEENLSAGCRTMMPLLSELRRRFGLDYRLCVVTEPQLSSPDEPNKFSVYCGGTGKMLPMIMAKGKLAHCAQNIEGLNAAYMLAEAVRNIELNPELMSDDLGISTQSPSFQIMKDMKTTYDVSMPEYAVGCANILFLGEGRQREIMAKLRDICLDSFKNVMTRYNATFEICKDKGLVTESLRLKAEPVVMSFSELCGKVKEVKGEGYVEFIKEKEAELAEKINSGELNMQQAAAAHIRTMIEASLIDYPAFVIGMAPPYYPANSNEHLDCDISVFEDAVREVVTGRYGYELDMMPYLPGMADISYMSCTNPVAEKTLMEQLSVPRSLYDIPFDDIAALNIPCYNLGPHSGNVHQMLERVWLPDVEKVVPETIAKIIERA, encoded by the coding sequence ATGAGCGAAATCAGAGAGCTGTTATACGAACTTGTGTCGGTACAGAGCGACACCGGCACGAAACTTGAGGTGGCGATGGGCGAAAAAATATTCGATATCATCCGCCGGAACGAATACTTCGCAAAACATCCGGAATTATGCGGAATGGAGAGCGGCGGCGACTTCCTCGGGCGTTCCGTCGTCTGGGCGCTTAAAAAGGGCTCCACAAACCGCACGGTCATCCTCTCCGGCCACTACGACGCCGTCGAGATAGACTCCTACGGCGAGCTCAAACCCTACGCGCTGAAACCGGACGAACTCAAAGAACGCCTTAAAGAGGTCGTGCGCTCCGACAACGCGGCGCTTGCGGCGACGGAGGACGACAACTGGCTCTTCGGGCGCGGCGCCGCCGACATGAAGGCCGGCATCGCGATAAACCTGCACACGCTCTTCACCACGGAGAACGCGGAGGCGAGCGTTCTCTTCGCCGCCGTCTGCGACGAGGAAAACCTCTCCGCCGGCTGCCGCACGATGATGCCGCTGCTCTCGGAGCTGCGCCGCCGGTTCGGGCTTGACTACAGGCTCTGCGTCGTAACCGAGCCGCAGCTTTCCTCTCCGGACGAACCCAACAAATTCAGCGTCTACTGCGGCGGCACCGGCAAGATGCTGCCAATGATAATGGCGAAGGGCAAGCTGGCGCACTGCGCGCAGAATATCGAGGGGCTCAACGCCGCCTACATGCTCGCGGAGGCCGTGCGCAATATCGAGCTGAACCCCGAGCTCATGAGCGACGACCTCGGCATCAGCACGCAGTCGCCGTCGTTCCAGATCATGAAGGATATGAAGACCACCTACGACGTCTCCATGCCGGAATACGCCGTGGGGTGCGCCAACATCCTCTTTCTCGGAGAGGGCCGCCAGCGGGAGATCATGGCGAAGCTGCGTGATATATGCCTCGACTCCTTCAAAAATGTGATGACACGCTACAACGCAACCTTCGAGATCTGCAAAGATAAAGGGCTCGTCACCGAATCACTGCGTCTCAAAGCGGAGCCCGTGGTAATGAGTTTCAGCGAGCTGTGCGGTAAGGTGAAGGAGGTCAAGGGGGAGGGCTACGTCGAATTTATCAAAGAAAAAGAGGCGGAGCTCGCCGAAAAGATAAACTCCGGCGAACTGAACATGCAGCAGGCCGCCGCCGCCCACATCAGGACGATGATCGAGGCCTCGCTCATCGACTACCCCGCCTTCGTCATCGGCATGGCCCCGCCCTACTATCCCGCGAACAGCAACGAGCACCTTGACTGCGACATATCCGTATTTGAGGATGCGGTGCGTGAGGTCGTAACCGGCAGATACGGCTACGAGCTGGATATGATGCCATACCTGCCCGGCATGGCCGACATCAGCTATATGTCCTGCACGAATCCCGTGGCGGAAAAGACCCTCATGGAACAGCTCTCCGTCCCGCGTTCGCTCTACGACATCCCCTTCGACGACATCGCGGCGCTCAACATCCCCTGCTACAACCTCGGCCCGCACAGCGGTAATGTCCACCAGATGCTCGAGAGAGTATGGCTCCCCGACGTTGAAAAGGTCGTGCCGGAGACGATCGCGAAGATCATCGAGAGGGCGTAA